A genome region from Magnolia sinica isolate HGM2019 chromosome 8, MsV1, whole genome shotgun sequence includes the following:
- the LOC131253107 gene encoding uncharacterized protein LOC131253107 isoform X5, translating to MPGDKCFQVPRVFLKPERMESRSVTFVQHQYLLVDWTRGKNLIFSSAAPTANELRGPCDVANLSSLLGLSMERAKAAISKNCRSLIASALRKKQCYKEVIRIERISDDELLDSEGAWFGDWNNWDPISSGEGDLSLDDIATFFSAASNRSKSSDATDKSVAGMPLNTTPLKDQNNRLSSSVGNFLSLDTSSLFFSAKGIGSSVAADKISKHSNGFDVVSNADWIPLNGTPLTGGNSELEANMPSPNDTATFVPEVKELEMTAACNEHPNISDGLEGVPVAVGMLLEDTPSGDCVFGGKGNLKLLDDSAPLFTAAKDIELFAAHNEGPTLSNDHDVDLGAAGTPLDGMLSKDCISSVEVNMLSPDESMTFVAAAKVIDLCEACNEDSGRSNPLDLVLVACDMPKQEVQMVTEEQEPKDVVSVAYDVIMEEVLVAAKERKPKYVASATSKIPSQDGFAKTESQEYRDDRILFANFTPLEEASAKMDEAKKRDIVLPADDVTLGEALSEMVVREQDVLVEHKKEVSLHKAKPGKGRFKLRPPRLLPFKSMLKPQLFKKRMRRLKR from the exons ATGCCAGGAGACAAATGCTTCCAGGTGCCAAG AGTTTTTCTGAAGCCGGAGAGAATGGAATCAAGATCTGTTACTTTTGTGCAACATCAATAT TTACTAGTGGATTGGACACGAGGGAAAAATCTAATTTTCTCAAGTGCTGCCCCTACTGCAAATGAACTTAGAGGGCCATGTGATGTTGCAAATTTATCATCTTTGCTTGGACTCTCTATGGAGCGAGCTAAAGCAGCTATTTCCAAGAACTGCAG GTCTCTGATAGCGAGTGCTCTGAGGAAAAAGCAGTGTTATAAGGAGGTCATCAGAATTGAAAGAATTTCAGATGATGAACTATTGGATTCCGAAGGAGCTTGGTTTGGTGATTGGAACAACTGGGATCCCATCTCTAGTGGTGAAGGTGATCTGTCATTGGATGATATTGCAACATTCTTCTCTGCTGCCAGCAACAGATCTAAAAGTTCAGATGCCACTGACAAATCTGTTGCAGGAATGCCATTGAATACCACACCATTAAAAGATCAGAATAATCGGCTCTCTAGCAGTGTTGGCAATTTTCTATCACTGGATACTAGCTCCCTTTTCTTTTCTGCCAAGGGAATTGGGTCATCTGTTGCTGCAGATAAAATCTCCAAACATTCAAATGGGTTTGATGTAGTTTCCAATGCAGATTGGATACCATTGAATGGGACCCCATTAACAGGTGGAAACTCTGAACTTGAAGCTAATATGCCATCACCAAATGACACTGCAACATTTGTCCCCGAAGTGAAGGAATTGGAGATGACTGCCGCCTGCAATGAACATCCTAACATTTCAGATGGGCTTGAAGGAGTTCCAGTTGCAGTTGGGATGCTGCTGGAGGACACACCATCAGGGGATTGCGTATTTGGTGGCAAAGGCAATTTGAAGTTACTGGATGATAGTGCACCACTTTTCACTGCTGCCAAGGACATTGAGTTGTTTGCTGCACATAATGAAGGCCCCACACTATCGAATGACCACGATGTAGATTTGGGTGCAGCTGGAACCCCATTGGATGGTATGTTATCAAAGGATTGCATATCTAGTGTTGAAGTCAATATGTTGTCACCAGATGAGTCCATGACTTTTGTTGCTGCTGCCAAGGTAATTGATCTTTGCGAAGCTTGCAATGAAGATTCTGGAAGATCAAATCCGCTTGATTTAGTTTTGGTTGCATGTGATATGCCAAAGCAGGAAGTTCAAATGGTGACAGAAGAGCAGGAACCAAAAGATGTAGTTTCAGTTGCATATGATGTAATAATGGAGGAAGTTTTGGTGGCTGCAAAAGAGCGGAAACCAAAATATGTTgcttcagccacatccaaaatacCTTCGCAGGATGGTTTTGCCAAAACAGAATCTCAGGAATACAGAGATGACAGAATTCTGTTTGCCAATTTTACTCCATTGGAAGAAGCTTCTGCTAAAATGGATGAGGCAAAGAAAAGGGACATAGTTTTGCCAGCAGATGATGTGACACTGGGGGAGGCTTTATCTGAAATGGTAGTACGAGAACAAGATGTTTTGGTTGAGCACAAAAAGGAGGTTTCATTGCACAAGGCTAAGCCAG GGAAAGGCAGATTCAAGCTAAGGCCACCTCGCCTATTGCCCTTCAAGAGCATGTTGAAGCCTCAACTTTTCAAGAAGAGAATGCGGCGGTTGAAACGATAA
- the LOC131253107 gene encoding uncharacterized protein LOC131253107 isoform X4 → MNQDDAVAICAPLLMVPYCLDNNRVFLKPERMESRSVTFVQHQYLLVDWTRGKNLIFSSAAPTANELRGPCDVANLSSLLGLSMERAKAAISKNCRSLIASALRKKQCYKEVIRIERISDDELLDSEGAWFGDWNNWDPISSGEGDLSLDDIATFFSAASNRSKSSDATDKSVAGMPLNTTPLKDQNNRLSSSVGNFLSLDTSSLFFSAKGIGSSVAADKISKHSNGFDVVSNADWIPLNGTPLTGGNSELEANMPSPNDTATFVPEVKELEMTAACNEHPNISDGLEGVPVAVGMLLEDTPSGDCVFGGKGNLKLLDDSAPLFTAAKDIELFAAHNEGPTLSNDHDVDLGAAGTPLDGMLSKDCISSVEVNMLSPDESMTFVAAAKVIDLCEACNEDSGRSNPLDLVLVACDMPKQEVQMVTEEQEPKDVVSVAYDVIMEEVLVAAKERKPKYVASATSKIPSQDGFAKTESQEYRDDRILFANFTPLEEASAKMDEAKKRDIVLPADDVTLGEALSEMVVREQDVLVEHKKEVSLHKAKPGKGRFKLRPPRLLPFKSMLKPQLFKKRMRRLKR, encoded by the exons ATGAATCAAGATGATGCAGTTGCCATTTGTGCCCCTCTCCTAATGGTGCCTTACTGTCTTGACAATAATAGAGTTTTTCTGAAGCCGGAGAGAATGGAATCAAGATCTGTTACTTTTGTGCAACATCAATAT TTACTAGTGGATTGGACACGAGGGAAAAATCTAATTTTCTCAAGTGCTGCCCCTACTGCAAATGAACTTAGAGGGCCATGTGATGTTGCAAATTTATCATCTTTGCTTGGACTCTCTATGGAGCGAGCTAAAGCAGCTATTTCCAAGAACTGCAG GTCTCTGATAGCGAGTGCTCTGAGGAAAAAGCAGTGTTATAAGGAGGTCATCAGAATTGAAAGAATTTCAGATGATGAACTATTGGATTCCGAAGGAGCTTGGTTTGGTGATTGGAACAACTGGGATCCCATCTCTAGTGGTGAAGGTGATCTGTCATTGGATGATATTGCAACATTCTTCTCTGCTGCCAGCAACAGATCTAAAAGTTCAGATGCCACTGACAAATCTGTTGCAGGAATGCCATTGAATACCACACCATTAAAAGATCAGAATAATCGGCTCTCTAGCAGTGTTGGCAATTTTCTATCACTGGATACTAGCTCCCTTTTCTTTTCTGCCAAGGGAATTGGGTCATCTGTTGCTGCAGATAAAATCTCCAAACATTCAAATGGGTTTGATGTAGTTTCCAATGCAGATTGGATACCATTGAATGGGACCCCATTAACAGGTGGAAACTCTGAACTTGAAGCTAATATGCCATCACCAAATGACACTGCAACATTTGTCCCCGAAGTGAAGGAATTGGAGATGACTGCCGCCTGCAATGAACATCCTAACATTTCAGATGGGCTTGAAGGAGTTCCAGTTGCAGTTGGGATGCTGCTGGAGGACACACCATCAGGGGATTGCGTATTTGGTGGCAAAGGCAATTTGAAGTTACTGGATGATAGTGCACCACTTTTCACTGCTGCCAAGGACATTGAGTTGTTTGCTGCACATAATGAAGGCCCCACACTATCGAATGACCACGATGTAGATTTGGGTGCAGCTGGAACCCCATTGGATGGTATGTTATCAAAGGATTGCATATCTAGTGTTGAAGTCAATATGTTGTCACCAGATGAGTCCATGACTTTTGTTGCTGCTGCCAAGGTAATTGATCTTTGCGAAGCTTGCAATGAAGATTCTGGAAGATCAAATCCGCTTGATTTAGTTTTGGTTGCATGTGATATGCCAAAGCAGGAAGTTCAAATGGTGACAGAAGAGCAGGAACCAAAAGATGTAGTTTCAGTTGCATATGATGTAATAATGGAGGAAGTTTTGGTGGCTGCAAAAGAGCGGAAACCAAAATATGTTgcttcagccacatccaaaatacCTTCGCAGGATGGTTTTGCCAAAACAGAATCTCAGGAATACAGAGATGACAGAATTCTGTTTGCCAATTTTACTCCATTGGAAGAAGCTTCTGCTAAAATGGATGAGGCAAAGAAAAGGGACATAGTTTTGCCAGCAGATGATGTGACACTGGGGGAGGCTTTATCTGAAATGGTAGTACGAGAACAAGATGTTTTGGTTGAGCACAAAAAGGAGGTTTCATTGCACAAGGCTAAGCCAG GGAAAGGCAGATTCAAGCTAAGGCCACCTCGCCTATTGCCCTTCAAGAGCATGTTGAAGCCTCAACTTTTCAAGAAGAGAATGCGGCGGTTGAAACGATAA